The following proteins are co-located in the Trichormus variabilis 0441 genome:
- a CDS encoding Spx/MgsR family RNA polymerase-binding regulatory protein, which yields MSIQVYGIPNCGTCKKAFNWLQAHKVDYEFINTKENPPTRENIQNWVKSLGSTPMRNTSGQSYRALGEEKKNWTDEQWIEEFAKDAMLLKRPLFVKDGIAVAVGFRDEKVIQEKLGF from the coding sequence ATGTCCATTCAAGTCTACGGAATACCCAATTGTGGCACTTGTAAAAAAGCTTTTAACTGGCTTCAAGCCCATAAGGTTGACTATGAATTTATCAATACCAAAGAAAATCCACCAACGCGTGAGAATATCCAGAACTGGGTAAAATCTTTAGGTTCTACACCAATGCGTAATACTTCCGGTCAATCCTACCGCGCTTTGGGTGAAGAAAAAAAGAACTGGACTGATGAGCAATGGATTGAAGAATTTGCTAAAGATGCCATGCTACTTAAACGTCCCCTGTTTGTTAAGGATGGGATAGCAGTAGCGGTAGGTTTTAGGGATGAGAAAGTAATTCAAGAAAAATTAGGATTTTAA